The genomic stretch CTTGACCCAATCCATATAAGGACCcatagcaataggaaccttcttgCTTAGAGTAGTTTGATCTCTCTTGTGAACTCTAGTCCAAGCAAACGTTATCTTCTCTAGCTCCACAGGATCTTTACCATCGTCAAAGTACACTGATTCAAATGCTTCTACATCTTTCCGAGACCCTTCCATTGCATATCCCAATTGGCGGTAGGCGAGCGTGGGATTGTAACTAATACAACCTCTGGTTCCCATGAGAGGAACATTGGAATATTGACCGCAACTACTACTGATGTTCCAAACCTCCCCCACACAATAGTTCCACCTAATGTCATAAGAAGTGAGGTTAACAAGCATGTCCAACCACTGGAAAGAACCTTTCCTGAGCACAAATGGTCCTTTCATTGGCAAATGCAACATGAACCATTGATACAACAACGGAAGACAAGAACCAACAACATATCCTCCCTTCAAATTTCTAGAGTGGACTATAAAATAGGTGTCCGCAAGCAATGTTGGCACGAGGTTTTTGTTCATGAAGACACAAATAGCCGACAAACTCACAAAGTTCTCCACTGATGGAAACAATACAATGCCGTAAATCATAATAGCAAGAAACCGACCAAAATCAATCCAACGCTCTTTCTTAGCCGCCTCCTCAACCTTACTAATCAGAAAACAAAGATAGAAATCAAGAATAGCACCAGATGATTTCCAATTTCTTTCCACCTCCTTTATACCCATATGAAGAGCTTCAGCTATCTTTTCAAGCCTCACAACCTTGGGAACTCGAACAAAAGGCACATCATCAGTAATTCGAATGTTGAGGATGTAAGAGATTCCTCAAGTGTTGGAACTAGTTGATAGTCTTGGAATGTGAAACACCTCAACTGTGGGTCGTATAACTGAAACAGAGTGATCAAGGCCATCAGATCAAAAGATGTGTTGAAGATAGAAAGCAAATTGCCATAATCACGATTAAAATCACGTAGAACCTCCCCTTTCAGATGAGAACTCAAACTTATCAACCCAGAAACATCAATAACCGGACTCTTGTAAGTACTGGTGTGTCTTGTGCGTTCTTTGACGGTATTGGCGGAGATGTCCATCTTTTAGCTTGAATGAACTCTTGAATGGCCCTGAAAGACATGACATGCAAAtgcttgttattattattattttttgcatcatttttttggaaaagtaaatatacaatgatgcaaggtggtgggactTTGGATGTCTCCCACCGGACATGTCTGGATTTCCTCAAAGTTGCATgacccaggttcaaaggttcggcaccaattcGGAACACCCCGTAGATCACAGGCTATAATCAATAGAATCAGAACCATAGTCACCATCAAAGAAACAAACCCACTCGAACAAGAACTatggtaaccctcgaacaagaacaacgATAACCCTTGAACAAGAACCGAAGTCACcgtcaatgtacctgttaagcaatgattgattcccgccccactcacaggtaaatctaggccagggtagatcgaaaagccaacagaggatcgaatgtaggcgttatcatacgatattgcctcattccaccaagctctgcccgtggatacgtgatcagatcaaacaggcatacgccttctgtccgtcacggccactctaatcctagttcctaaggtatgaCTCATGACCTGtgtattgggtcttttacctcttgaaacacccacccacagatagaaatccagacagtccagaatacgatgcagaaaagtaaaagcgcagatagaatgcaatgcaaacaggaaaATATGCATagcaataaaacacccaaagataaacacacaagcgctaggatcgactcgctaggtccggacccgcaataggtcgagacgtccccagcagagtcgccagctgtcgctacccgcaaaaattaacagagtcgccactaacatatttatcctgaaaaggaagggaatgccagcaaaccacaaaataaaacaacggtctcacgaccagagaaaaaaggtaagggagtcggttacgcgaggggaaggtattatcaccccacgcgcccatcgtactcgaagttttttttttggaaatcttggtatccggccttgcgaccgactaatccaagagggACCAATCCCACCGTCCACTAGCGGGGGCCCCGTTTAAAGCCAAAACAAAGTTCCGTATGGACTGGCCCAATACAAGGATTGATAGCACCTAGCggattcgaactcaggaccttgagaggagcacactctcaagacccaagcctCCACCGCTAGGCCAACCCTTGGGGGTTTAGGGTTTTGTCGTACTCGATgttatccacgcttgtgtctaaatctatgggtgtgtaacaaatctatgccTAATCtgaactaaaatgcatgcaaaatgtaggggaaaataaagagttatactcgcacggggcctaccctgctgcctacatatcctttttgaggaatcagaggttccgtagctcggctaactaacttctgtttgttttgtgttttttaggtgaacgagttacattcgcactccgctgctcgacctttggagtcttacgcttgggaatggagcggaaataacaagctcttaagaaaagaaaatcaaagagtgtggtttgtgttttaaagaatgcatgaggaaaacctaagctaagggtgaaagcttgctacctatgttatcatacaaaggatacaagtctaaactaagctaGCAACCTACAGATAAAAGCGAAAAgcaaacaagaatatcacacaaacaagctccgctcgtaaagcaaacaaaaccactgGCGCAGGCCGAGTAGTAGAAAAGCGGttccgccatagccaaggggagcggatcacccgagtctaccaagcattagacctcacgaaaatgatcgggccatggacaagaggagcgagtccctctcagcaaccaagctgtcacggatctgaaaggaaaacggtgcgtgcgtacaccgagcgtcaacgtcgatcaacgtgagctataggaaatgcgggggtccgattacatgaaccctttacctgacatactcgataacaaaatcttgtgctggttcagaagcaagcaacgcgtagcgtgcgcttaTCGAATgaactcgatgagactaggcgggggttgattgctaaccctttccgcatgccttccatgagggcTTAACAGAGTGCCTTTAAaggtcttattacaccgtgactctctgccgcaaagcacaaatataaacacaccaacaaaaacagagcctctttcgagggcttggccagatgaatgcctaagtcctacttctcatgttaaaggatgatgcaccAAGCAATAGAGTGCGagaaagataaaatgaaacgggatcaataccgaacggattatgatccgtaaactgcagcgaagagagaaagaaaactagggatcccgcgagcgagctagcaaaggcaATAGCAAATAGTCATCACACCGATTAGCCACGTAAGCAAACAAGGGTCAACGtatgcgtcgagcataatcacactacacctgcaagaggaacaagtaATCCAAGCATACAGATATAAAGCAAAAGAAACGTGTCTCCAAGGTGAGAACACAACACGAGTGAATGCGATTGTaacccgcaaataaagcggaacactcaagtaaTGAGCGTCGATCGGTAACTATCCAAATGCCTttcacactagcacacaagttagagataataaacatcacaattggaattgcgttattactataaaccaaaaaagaaatggaCAAGTAATGTACACATGGAATGAATGACAAAACATCAAGGAGAAATCAATCAtaaatgatctacaaattaatgaaaaccaaGCATCTAACTAGATAGTACATCttataagctttccaacgatataaagaacatgcaaaacggagctacgagtaaaaagttatgaaagattgaagttaggaaagaaaagagacaaaacaagcaagggaaccggttcccctataTGGGAACCCGTGTTCCAAGCACAAAGCACACACAGGAATCGGTTCCCCCagactgggaaccgggttccaaggCATTCTGCCCAAATCATGAACCAAAGGGAAAAAGCAAGAACCGGTTCCCCCAAGCTAGGAACCGAGTTCTAGACCCCTCTGCCAGGCCCCAAACGCAAACCAAACAACCAGGAACCGGTTtccccaaactgggaaccgggttccaaaaCACGCTGCCAACTCTCAAATTGACTTAGGTtgagggggaaccggttcctccactATGGGAACCGGGTTCCCCTGTATGAAAaccaatttttatcatttttaaaagCTTGGGAACCACTCCCACTCAATCTAAACCAATGCCAATTCAAACATGCCATGAAGAGCCATCAAAATGTATGCAATGCACAATGAAACATATGTGAAAACAAGTCACAAATTCAAAGCATTTAGCAATAGTAAGCACATGGGAACATTCAAAGCAAACATCGACGCGAAGCACATTATAAGCGACAAGCGAACAAGAATTGAGCACCAAATCAATAAAGCCAAGCATGCATCGATTTCAAAATTAAGCACCATGTAACATCTTGTAGAATGAGAGCTACAAATCCGCAAGTCAAATAAACCGAATACCAACAATTATGCCAAGTGCGACGCGTCATCCAATTCCACGGTGAAATATCATCACCAATGATTACATCAATGCAACAAAGGAAATAAGAATCAACACATGCACAAGTGATCAAGCTACCAAACATATTCAAGTCACGACCTAAGCATCAAGCAAGGTAATTATCAAGCAAAAGTTtaccacatgcatttgtacaaacacCTCGAGTGCACCACAAGTCACATACATGGATTTTAACAATTAAGCACACAAAATCACCAACAATTCATAGATCCAAGGCTAGAatgtcacaattcatcatcaacaatcatcaattATATACAATAATCATTAGATCACCGCCAATTCGATTAACAATatgcaaattcaccgatcaatcaacattaatcaaGAACAAAACATGAATCTCGATTTGAATTCACAAAATGATCaataattaagcacttaattcaagatccgaaagcttataGAACGAAGATCTAAACCGAagtgcgaacacgaacacgacacgaacgcgaacacgaagcGAAGTCGAAACGCGAATCCTAAGGGAGAGGAGAGAGAGGCGCGCGAGATGTGTAGGAGAGGATGAGAATTCAAACTCGAGatcttgatcttcaatccatgttgttcttgaatttgatgaagatcaatgaatgttcatgaagattgatgaatgttttatagaatttgtggttttgatttgagagaattgagagaaaattGAGAGAAAGTATTTTTGACTATTTTGGGTGaagtgaagttatgagagaaaatAGAGGGAAAATGTTTATATAGTGTGAGtggtgaaatgtccaaaacgcccttaattatctctttttggcTCGTTTTCGAGGAAGTGCGAATCGGGGGAAAATTGGAAAGCAGGACCAATGTCAactcgaagatgactaaatttttggatcgtagccgcgagaatcgtctcaatctgaTAAGCGATGaggaaattatgcgcgtttgaatgacgagaaacgcttattcatctggcgcgactgtgcagaattttgtgcgtaccgctcaaagaactcgataaaactccatcctTGGCTCGAAATCTGAACAAGAATGTGTGACGAATAATCGAAGATAACGAAGTTTCTaagagaatgccgccggaatggacctcatacgataaaaatcgaagaagttatgaattttcaaacttgtcgcgacatacccgaaaatacACTTTTCACCAAAAAAATACgacgttcttcaaaatgctgggaattttcagtgcataattggtcgacatcccgaacatatgaaatcttgataATAATGGCATGGAGCTCCAATTAAAATTTCGAACGAATCCGCTGGACGGATCATTACATATGAATTTTCTAAGGCCCGAaaacctacattcagcaccatttttcactacgAACGCTCCAGTAATTTGCAAATTCGACAACCTTCCTCATGGAATTGGTTTCTGAGCCAATCACGAAAGTTGTAGAGAACGTCAAAACAGTCTCGGCCACGTGGGAATCAAGCTCATAATACCTTACGAATAAgacttatgaattttctcgtattttcaCTATATACACCACATTTCATACCGTATCTCCTTAaaaccatgaaaactctttattatttttcttccctttttgaacgacaaaataaacgtcttttataacttatagctcaaataaaagagggcaaattttggggtgcaacacccatATTGGTTCGTGTATGGGATTATCTTTAATGATTTGAAAAATGATAGTAAAAAACCTGCTAAAAGAGTGGTTGCGACCAAACATACCTTAGAGAGTTTCAAAGGCTTTCTCCATTTAGACATAGATGCAGTGAGAATAACCTCTCTGATAGGTCAAGGTGTGGAATGTTTGGATTTCTTGGTTTTACAACCTTACAACCTTTACTGATTTTTAACATATTATGTTTCGACTAACCCACATTCTTTTCAGCTGTTGAAAGAAAAGTAGTGAAGAAGGATAAACTCTTGGTGAAAACCGCTTCAAGCACTACTTCTAAACCCACTTCCTCTTCAAGTCAAGGAATTCCGACTAAAGAAGTTTCCTCGAAAACAACAAGGGGTTCGAAGGTAGTCGATTATATGATCTCTTTGTCTCTCTcccttttctttttaaatacttaCCTGTCTTCTTTTCAGGGTGATGGTAAACCTCCATTAACGCCAAGTAAAAGAAAAGTCTCCTCTAGCAACGTCACAGTTATCGAAGATGAGGACGAGGCCTCCCCTAGACCtttagaaaagaaaagaagaagaataaggcAACTGTTGCCTCTTATCAAAACACCAATATCCCAGGCATCCAACTCAAGATTATCCCCCCCTTTTCCCCTAgaacttcaacctcaagcttttggGGACGTAGCTCTAGAGCATATTGGGAGTAATGCTTCTAACCCTCAGACTCAACAGATAAAGCTTTGTTACTACTTTCCCTCTTAGAGAAAACATCTTCTCTATCTTAACATTCTTAATTTCAGGAACAAATTGCTGCTCCTCAGGTTTCGACTGACAACCAGAGTGGGCCTTCCGCCTCCAACCAACATTGTCCAAAACAAAGGATCTTCGACTAGAGTCCAACAGCCTGAGCCAATTGAGGCTCAAAATGATCAAGATACTTCCTCTCCTGGAGAAGATGGTAGAAAAAACTTGAAGTCAACTGACGAGGCCCATCTAGAGGGAGAAAAAGATTTTGAACAAACTCCCAGCAATCCTCCTACACGAACCAAGTTCCACACGGATTATACTGAGGATGATGACCCATCTATCGACACCGTTGATCAATACTTCATTCAAGATGAAGAAATGGGTGAACAAGAAACCACGCCTGGGAATGATAAAGCCATTACTGTCGAAGCTGCTACTGCAACGACAACGCAACATGTTGATGCTCTGTCTGTcctgtattattgtctaatgtttggctaaaacatataatagcagcaaatggtcaaaatgtgaatcttgcaagtttataaagaacaaaacaggtacaagcaagatgttagaaggaatgtcatgacatcgcgcctgcagaactggaaggaggATTATATTTGTACTTAAcaaatacagaatattctatgtgaatattatgtaatcctatgtggtgcACATTtacaggtcaaaagaataattgaagaatcagatcagaagattgaagattcagaagAATCAGATCGGAAGATTGGATTccgcagtttctaatttaggaaactcaggattaaaagacctaatttgtagcagaatattttctgcatatttgtaacagccagaGTGCTTAGAAATAGGAAAcattgtaacctagtttagtaaGCTAACCAGCActtagaaagatgtaaccattagggttagccgtgtaggtgaacctcccggtttgtgggaaggttactgatttgtccttctcgaaacctgtaggttagagaagtgatttgtcctcactcgaaacctgtaggtaagagtttagtattgtaagcttgattgaagctgtgaagcagatcaagtatgtgttcattgttaattgtgtaaatagttgttgcaaggttgtaacagttaggtatcaccagggagtgagcagaggttttcttatcttggatggatttctgagatagagattgcattgggtagtgactaggtaaactagaggttgtttatctgtaaaccagaggttattTATAtgaaatagtactactgatagtggaatcttcttcctgtcttggtagcccccagagtaggtttgttagaaccgaactgggttaacaattaactgtgttatttatcttccgcattgtttgttcagttatgaatgttatgactttgtctatagcatcaggttcagaagtgttaccTGATCCTgtacagaaccatgtaaaaattataatctggttatgtatgctgaacatatgtgatcccaggtctcattgactctttcctaagagtactcaaataatgagggatccttgtattctgctggtgctacattaataacagatcagatgtcttgacatcaggattaacatccgagtctgtcatactagaattttcaattggtatcagagcaggcatcctgtctgtttctggatgagattcgtaagggataaattctggttgtggtaaaagcagaagagtgtttgaacaaatgatgttcatattgtatggtcccttgaagtggaggatggacctatatgattagaccaacctgacctaagAGCTGTGATGCTGGAATAAAGAGTGCTAAGTCCaaggacttcatgcgggagtgaagaacttgaatttaaatacaaattcaaCTAGTGTCTATGAACAGAGAAGAagctcatcaaaaccttcatgcgggagtgaagataatgataaggtaacctctgttgtATGTGAG from Vicia villosa cultivar HV-30 ecotype Madison, WI linkage group LG4, Vvil1.0, whole genome shotgun sequence encodes the following:
- the LOC131597322 gene encoding uncharacterized protein LOC131597322; protein product: MDISANTVKERTRHTSTYKSPVIDVSGLISLSSHLKGEVVRLEKIAEALHMGIKEVERNWKSSGAILDFYLCFLISKVEEAAKKERWIDFGRFLAIMIYGIVLFPSVENFVSLSAICVFMNKNLVPTLLADTYFIVHSRNLKGGYVVGSCLPLLYQWFMLHLPMKGPFVLRKGSFQWLDMLVNLTSYDIRWNYCVGEVWNISSSCGQYSNVPLMGTRGCISYNPTLAYRQLGYAMEGSRKDVEAFESVYFDDGKDPVELEKITFAWTRVHKRDQTTLSKKVPIAMGPYMDWVKARAKDLLLQFARSDPLYEQPPVILSGTVAAELYT